The sequence ctgactttttttctgttgagcaacaaaaagtacaaacaataacaaagctGTATTACATTTCTCTTAGATGTAGTACTTGTTTTAGGGTTTATTTTCTATGTTATACGAGGCATCTTTGTTGTTGCTATACAACTAAAATATAACTTGACATATAACATTAGTCCATTCTCAGGAGAATGGGTGGCTTTGGTACTGTAAGATTGCCAGCTTGCATGGTTTCTTCTGTGTGCATATTGATAAGAGTTTTGAGAAAGTCGCCCTTGATTGTGGACGACAGCGTTGTGGAAGCGATAAGAGAGCAAGACGTACTGAAATGAAGCAAGTGTTTGCAGTGGAAATGTACATGTAAAGATGTTTGGCACTCTGTACTTTGCCTCTTCTTGCTGCCAGCTACGCAAAGAAATTGTTAATGTTAACTTGTTACAAAGTAGTGCAAGCTTTCTGTCCCTTAAGTGAGTCAGGTGTACATTTTCACCACTCTTTATGTTTTAAGTGTAGTGTGTATCAGACCAAGTGGATTTTTGAGCATTCATAACATGTAATTTTTGTCCTCTgtagctgctgagatgcttgaGGGACCCCGTTCCTCTGGGTCATTAAGCTCTGGTAAGTGTTTCCCATATTTGGACTGTAAAGCCTTTAACTGGTCTCAGCAGTGGGCCAGTTTAAGTTgtaacataattttttttttttttaaacacatttatttatttacttacttacttacttacttacatcCTCCAAGCATCACAGTATTTTCATATTCAAAGTATATTTAAACTCTCTGACTGAATAATGAAATTGTCCAAGAAATAGGACATTTCTAATGAAATTCTAAAGAAGACAGTGCCATTCTAGATAGTCAGTTTCCTCTCAGTGCTCCTCATTTTGTTCTCTGAATAGCAGTGGACTTTTACACACTAAGGGCCATTCACTATCACCCACCATATATTATTAGGTTTTATGGGTGTTATTCTGCCTGAATGAACTGAGCTGGACCACAAAGATAAGGCACTTAGGGGGCTGGGGAGAGTGCTCTGTCAGTCTGACTGTAATATCTGAAGTTGCAGATATGTAACACCTCGGTTCAGCATATAGACCAGTAATAATAGCTTATTACATCTTCTCCAGCGTAATAAAAGAAGGACGACACCTCAAAAAGTTCTTTGGGAGAAGAAATCAGGTGTTGATTTGGAGCAGGGAAAGTTGAAATACACAAATAAGCTTATCAATAGCTGACAGTTTGCATTTTGCCAGCCAACTCACAAGCTTAAAACTCACTAAAAGATATTAATCTGGAATATATACTCAGCTGGCAGGTTATTAGGTAAACCAATTTAACACTAATGAGGTCAGATATAAGAATCCTGCAGTATATCTTCCCCTCATGATGGTagtaatgttcagtttgtgctgaCATTGTTTTAGAGGGGTGTCTGAATTTGTGCTGAAGGTAACCAttaaaaagaagacattttctaatgttttctgacactgtgaaatgttcatttaggAGTAAAGCAAATTTGTATTTTCAGTCACGATCAACTGAGAAACACACGAtacttttttcatttgtgaGTGACATTCTTCAGTTATAGATGTGAGCATACCTCTTATTTATGAGGGGTAGAAACACTCTCCTGGGGCTTTAAGACCTTGGGAACTTCTCTGTGTCTATAAACTGTGATTCTTATTATACGCTTTGTCGTTTTCCGTCAACTGATCCCGACGTTTTAGAACCTCCGTCTTCTCCAGTGCCAGAATATGTGTTCAAGCCACCATCACGGCCAGACTTTGGCACCATGGGCAGGACAATCAAGCTCCAGGCCAACTTCTTTGAGATGGAAATCCCCAAACTGGAGGTCTACCATTATGACATCGACATCAAGCCTGAGAAGTGCCCCAGGAGGGTCAATCggtatgtgcatgtgtagaGTTGATCAGCAGCCCCTGGCACGTTGTAGATCAGGGGTTGGAATGTCCCAGCACATTGTGgtaatttatttgtttcattttgttcccAGTGAAATAGTGGAGCACATGGTCCAgcactttaaaacacagatctttggaGATCGAAAGCCAGTGTATGACGGGAGGAAGAATCTCTATACTGCCATGCCCTTGCCTATAGGCAGAGACAAAGTATGTATGTTACGGGACAACCGGCAGCAATAAAATCTCTGGGAAGCTGCATAAAAATCTGTTAATGTTAAtcttgaaatatttaaaattttcttGCCCATCTACCACACAGGTGGAGCTCGAGGTGACCATCCCTGGTGAAGGCAAAGACCGCAGCTTCAAAGTGTCCATCAAGTGGGTGTCCTGCGTTAGTCTGCAAGCTCTGCACGAGGCACTAGCAGGACGGCTACCCAGTGTCCCTTTTGAGACCATCCAAGCCTTGGATGTGGTCATGAGACATTTGCCCTCTATGAGGTGGGTCTTTGATTGTTGAACATTGTTTCACAAATGGGAGATGAGTTATTATTTctttcatatttgttttaacATGAGCATGAATTGCATGTTTTAGCACAAATtacatatattttacattattgttgACCGTTCTTCTAAAGCATTCGACATGATGTGAGGTGCAGATTTACCAGAGTCACAAGCTATACAAAGTGAAAATCCGGTCACATAATATGAATGATTGCTGAGCTGGATTCTAATAAACAGAATTCATTTGCAGCCCTGATAAAGGCAATCCAGCAGAAAGGAATAAACATAGCATAATAGAAAAGTGTCGCACAACctggttttcatttatttcattttctgagCACACTGTGATTATCTAGCTATAGGCAGAGGTTGGATTATATTTGCCAGCGTGGCATCTTTATGCGCCCTTTATCACAGATAGAGGgcactttctgtttctttattaaGTGTCTTTCTTTGAACCATTTTGTTGGATAGCTTTTGTTTCTTCAAACATGATAATCAGGTTCCATGTTTTCTGTCAAAGGTATACCCCAGTGGGCCGCTCTTTCTTCACTCCCTCTGAGGGGTGTTTGAACCCCCTCGGTGGTGGCAGAGAGGTTTGGTTTGGCTTCCACCAGTCTGTCAGACCTTCCCTCTGGAAAATGATGCTGAACATCGATGGTAAGTTTCATATTGCTTTAGAaaaaattgtttaaaatttaGCTGTTTCTATCTCGGTTGTTTCGGTCTCATCCCCCGGTGCTTTTTTTCATTCGCAGTTTCGGCCACTGCGTTCTACAAAGCCCAGCCTGTAATTGAGTTCATGTGTGAGGTCTTGGATTTCAAAAGCATCGAAGAACAACAGAAGCCCTTAACCGATTCTCAACGAGTGAAATTTACAAAGGAAATCAAAGGTTAGTAAAGCTCTGGAGCTCATTTGTTAATGGGTCTTTTCTTGACAGACTTTTACTTTGTCGTTTTTCTTTATGAAATCTATTGATATGAAAGGTGGAAAATGCGGTCTGATTTAAATGTCATTGTGATTCCTCCATCCAGGTCTGAAGGTGGAGATCACTCACTGTGGGCAGATGAAGAGGAAGTACAGAGTGTGCAATGTGACCAGGAGACCAGCCAGCCACCAAACGTGAGAatgctcctctgtctcttctgtgaTCACATTATTTGAATATGGGGtgtactgttgttgttttcacacctttatatatttatatatatatatatatatatatatatatatatatatatatatgtgtgtgtgtgtgtgtgtgtgtgtgtgtgtgtgaaaatttgTTGAAGCACCTGTAGAGTGAAAATGTTTCACAGGCACACTGAGTGTTTCATTTTGTATATTCCCTCAGGTTCCCCCTCCAGCAGGAGAACGGCCAAACTATTGAATGCACAGTAGCGCAGTACTTCAAAGACAAGTACAAGCTCATCCTGCGATACCCCCACCTGCCATGTCTACAGGTGGGACAGGAGCAGAAGCACACCTACCTACCTCTAGAGGTAATTATCACCAGTGTCTTGTGCTTacaggatttttctttttagacaAGTGACCCCGTTcacataaatgtgttttgtgtgtccaCTCCAGGTGTGTAACATAGTGGCAGGACAGCGCTGCATCAAAAAGCTGACAGACAATCAGACATCCACTATGATCCGCGCCACAGCCCGATCAGCACCAGACCGTCAGGATGAGATTAGTAAATTGGTGAGTCATTTGTGAGATAAATGTTTGCCAAAGGTAGCTGTGTGCCTGAAAACCACCAGAATCTCAAACCTTAAAGACCCTCGGTTGTCAAAACCTTGGCTTCCACGAGTTTAACAATGTTTTTGCAACAACGTGAGACAGTAAACACTAAAAGTGTTTCCATTGTGCTGCCACATGCCAGGATTCATCAATAATGTTTGCCTGGTGGTTTGGGGCCAATAGCAAACCATGTCAAGATGGTAAACTCCAAGAGCTCACTGCCCCAgtcaggccaaaaaaaaaaacccaaacaaacaacaaaagcttGTAATATCAATGTTTGTAGCTGGCATCTGACACATGACTCCCCACAGCCGAGAACTTTGGAACGTGCACATGTGACAGCTGCTCCTGCCAACAAATACGCTTAGCCAACCAGTTGTTGGttgtcttgttttactgtcATGACACTGTCGCATTCACAGTGGTCCAATATCAGTTACAACTCAGGATTCAAGGAAAATGAAATCGgtagcagcagaagaaaagaaactttGATGGACATTGTCCAGCTTTAGTGGACTGCCAAGGTGAGATAAGAaagtttctgtctgtgctgccagTTTTTGACACTAAGCACAGACTCAGTTGTGTTTGCTGCTTGGCCACTGGAGCAGAGGGTTTGTGACGTTAGTCACGATTGGCTGTTACCTTTCTGACCTATATGCTGATATGTAGATTaacacacactgccacagcaGCGCATTGAGAAAGTAAGGAAAGTTTGAAATAATGATTCGTGATGTTCATTGGTATTAAAAATGCTTGTTGTTTGAGACTATAAACACATTATGTACAAATATGTACAGCTGTTACATTTGTCATACATGTCATGGCTGCGtttgaagtgaagtgaaatttGAACTTATTACAGTTTGCAGACATTTGGATTAAGTGACAAGCAGagatattcattcatttagttcaactgttttgttttttttttccccagatgaGAAGTGCCAACTTCAACACTGACCCTTACGTTCGTGAATTTGGAGTCATGGTGAGAGATGAGATGACAGAGGTGAACGGCCGCGTCCTACAGGCACCTTCCATTCTGTATGGAGGCAGGGTATGTTGATCTCCAGTTTGGGTGTGTTGATTGTGTCCTGGAGTTAATGTACTTCTCATGGATGTAGCTGCAACAAAGTTCATTCGCTGATGTTAAATTTAATTGGAATATCTTCATCTGTTGTGGAGTAATTAGCACTAATAAGGCTGCTGTTGTTACCATTTGCAGAACAAAGCAATAGCCACACCTATCCAGGGAGTATGGGACATGAGGAACAAGCAGTTCCACACTGGCATTGAGATCAAAGTGTGGGCCATCGCCTGCTTTGCCCCACAGAGACAGTGCACTGAACTTCTGCTCAAGTAAGTGAGATACATCTGTTCCAGCACATTGCaaatgtatttcctgttgtCCCGCacatgtgcttgtgttggaTTTGGTGGCAGTCACACTGTAATTAGGGGCTGGTGGTGGAGAGTTGTGAGGATAGCTTAGGGCCTGAAACACATCTTTTAGAAGTGCACAAACACGAGGATATATTGAGCTTATTGAGTTTTCTAACTCGGTGCATGTATTAGCTTGGGTTCCAGATGTTGCAGCCAGTGGCTGAACATTTAATTGGCAGAATTTGAATACTGGCACCTAATGTAGTGCAGGCTCAGTACTGGACAGTTTGGTGtctgctgattttgttttgatgtgggtCCATTACTCCAAACCTCTCTGAACTGTGAATAAAGAAGTTCCTCATCTGTCTCAGAGCGTTCACGGATCAGCTGAGGAAGATCTCCAGGGATGCAGGAATGCCCATCCAGGGTCAGCCTTGCTTCTGCAAGTACGCCCAGGGAGCAGACAGCG is a genomic window of Toxotes jaculatrix isolate fToxJac2 chromosome 13, fToxJac2.pri, whole genome shotgun sequence containing:
- the ago2 gene encoding protein argonaute-2 isoform X2, with the translated sequence MYSSAGAAEMLEGPRSSGSLSSEPPSSPVPEYVFKPPSRPDFGTMGRTIKLQANFFEMEIPKLEVYHYDIDIKPEKCPRRVNREIVEHMVQHFKTQIFGDRKPVYDGRKNLYTAMPLPIGRDKVELEVTIPGEGKDRSFKVSIKWVSCVSLQALHEALAGRLPSVPFETIQALDVVMRHLPSMRYTPVGRSFFTPSEGCLNPLGGGREVWFGFHQSVRPSLWKMMLNIDVSATAFYKAQPVIEFMCEVLDFKSIEEQQKPLTDSQRVKFTKEIKGLKVEITHCGQMKRKYRVCNVTRRPASHQTFPLQQENGQTIECTVAQYFKDKYKLILRYPHLPCLQVGQEQKHTYLPLEVCNIVAGQRCIKKLTDNQTSTMIRATARSAPDRQDEISKLMRSANFNTDPYVREFGVMVRDEMTEVNGRVLQAPSILYGGRNKAIATPIQGVWDMRNKQFHTGIEIKVWAIACFAPQRQCTELLLKAFTDQLRKISRDAGMPIQGQPCFCKYAQGADSVEPMFRHLKYTYQGLQLVVVILPGKTPVYAEVKRVGDTVLGMATQCVQVKNVQKTTPQTLSNLCLKINVKLGGVNNILLPQGRPMVFQQPVIFLGADVTHPPAGDGKKPSIAAVVGSMDAHPSRYCATVRVQQHRQDIIQDLATMVRELLIQFYKSTRFKPTRIIYYRDGISEGQFNQVLQHELLAIREACIKLEKDYQPGITFVVVQKRHHTRLFCMDRNERVGKSGNIPAGTTVDTKITHPSEFDFYLCSHAGIQGTSRPSHYHVLWDDNHFSSDELQVLTYQLCHTYVRCTRSVSIPAPAYYAHLVAFRARYHLVDKEHDSAEGSHTSGQSNGRDHQALAKAVQIHQDTLRTMYFA
- the ago2 gene encoding protein argonaute-2 isoform X1, encoding MYSSAGAAEMLEGPRSSGSLSSDPDVLEPPSSPVPEYVFKPPSRPDFGTMGRTIKLQANFFEMEIPKLEVYHYDIDIKPEKCPRRVNREIVEHMVQHFKTQIFGDRKPVYDGRKNLYTAMPLPIGRDKVELEVTIPGEGKDRSFKVSIKWVSCVSLQALHEALAGRLPSVPFETIQALDVVMRHLPSMRYTPVGRSFFTPSEGCLNPLGGGREVWFGFHQSVRPSLWKMMLNIDVSATAFYKAQPVIEFMCEVLDFKSIEEQQKPLTDSQRVKFTKEIKGLKVEITHCGQMKRKYRVCNVTRRPASHQTFPLQQENGQTIECTVAQYFKDKYKLILRYPHLPCLQVGQEQKHTYLPLEVCNIVAGQRCIKKLTDNQTSTMIRATARSAPDRQDEISKLMRSANFNTDPYVREFGVMVRDEMTEVNGRVLQAPSILYGGRNKAIATPIQGVWDMRNKQFHTGIEIKVWAIACFAPQRQCTELLLKAFTDQLRKISRDAGMPIQGQPCFCKYAQGADSVEPMFRHLKYTYQGLQLVVVILPGKTPVYAEVKRVGDTVLGMATQCVQVKNVQKTTPQTLSNLCLKINVKLGGVNNILLPQGRPMVFQQPVIFLGADVTHPPAGDGKKPSIAAVVGSMDAHPSRYCATVRVQQHRQDIIQDLATMVRELLIQFYKSTRFKPTRIIYYRDGISEGQFNQVLQHELLAIREACIKLEKDYQPGITFVVVQKRHHTRLFCMDRNERVGKSGNIPAGTTVDTKITHPSEFDFYLCSHAGIQGTSRPSHYHVLWDDNHFSSDELQVLTYQLCHTYVRCTRSVSIPAPAYYAHLVAFRARYHLVDKEHDSAEGSHTSGQSNGRDHQALAKAVQIHQDTLRTMYFA